Proteins from one Plasmodium gaboni strain SY75 chromosome 4, whole genome shotgun sequence genomic window:
- a CDS encoding hypothetical protein (conserved Plasmodium protein, unknown function), translated as MKDSSTFSKNFNTFFLEKKKREENLTKEKKAKEQFYDIKNFKVHRDNEFMEKNINIIISERDIKNINMKNNEEDIFKGININRNKDKKNVIISNGNNPSNNIPNECSKNVFENNNKKENLQDEVKDNIIKNKNNLINTDDDIYDISKLNNIINNEPFKRIQELKLKINNRYLDKCENISNHVIKEYHNIINNYIDDIKRETLLNINRLKENVENMFHMIDNYIQEVINLKNVFNQKESNPNYGYNYKFIISYYEDLILSNIYEKMILTNNFQDNNFYTVVENLKRDLTNQMKKKIREKKNVIKEKWTNIKNTFTQINEEMKLFISKFEKKYNESINMINIETEELEKKLTQNIYFNQIEINNLIHKENENNKLFFSQLLNSFNDYIMNLYNCIYTKYSKCECLFFFHIINQLNQEESCYVFSIISENFINNLSNDKVLNYFLKRLQDNYQSIYKKRIELQKEDYFSNFFFFFKTYEDFYIYLNTYYEEYIKMYDEIYKQLICYRDVIFFVLFNCDQFLLLIKDEEQNKMVHKERKRGMKKGANYKKKENKINQNVHIADENHFIHIEKPFYKTTIMDGNNNNNNNISQVNYQFNHDNNTSDFIIINNINNETLKCKEDNKSIYSKEESLALINKNKMIFEKYIENILNYYNIINLRDDYFLLSFFQFIEMLRTHLHLSNVNIENKMCENIFKCKKENEELKINYYLHFKQYNENVKNCLKCKDYIELNNLINMNNILVDKLKQIIKNINEKVQYLCDFIHTDLKEYSSKFFFSLLKQTKIVASQKENQNDQEKKNPKKKKKKEKENNHNDDNNKIASQNKNDDIENVKNSNDIHIETQNFILKEDNNKNKEDEIKLINQFINGEYVYIYDISNIIQYVYTNYEYNIKLLLKNCKSNRTLKNKNKSKVEQNNTNVNIQPFCIYHKSLIQNNISYIKRKIISRNIKKKKENIITDRHWNVSFSLPQIFFDTSINYVNILFNVNNLKESFQPFVANYYEYFKSILFEYLLKIKTTTEKIKYSNYFEHIDETHLNEIFNKNEISINQVYNQLNEKFLKNKEIYVISTNKLNELIHIYTNIINDSVEEKNMQTCIKNIEKILSEKIENFDNFYRTYVTLFENFKETYNNFMKELENMLNKLNKEIKKLEKYYEMIVNIDGKNFDKEEIVKRIKCSNEFAHSVIKKKQDIDNLYNANLYIFNNKIKIIKSKCINNKINIINDEGNKKLSTNNDMINYLSIKEEIKNNILIFYVLIYHIKKDIISYKNIKRNYQNVVQEQEVDINEKKQKYGNKNKIKNDHNNNINGNINVLKNNKMNILYTMENKNVKKGTYKKNKNTSYNNNNIILKDKNMNSNIDNINIENKFKDIQNYIYKINIFQKIKNIYELDIKSNNSIVNNFFFFFKIFQNINDLLFSENNNIEEYNDKLITFEMFINQLKYEQKDKGIFKKEKNVIEIEKHNKENIKKNKNKKFNHLNNMIDINKNEENNFFNVKNLKEYNEQKDKYTPKNFDCTEDIQTYIISNIINKKYCDIKFFLYICSYIIYYICKVIQIDDCNNIMKEKKENAQHLLYISYDMSYMIYKNHILNEKSPKNNIIQIQNIKINKKSMSSFLYLPNHLYYKIELTNLFHFEKKIIFDLFEKFFSQIISLQIFDENNKNFQKVQNEYINDIFQLAIFLKVLSKKISYFVFFHIYEHHEKLSNDRINYLQINFIKTFDQLSEEIKIRDDNPNSIIRRKRELKKLFEQYVLNIRILLANLLYSFYENLYNNFIFFIHLLNLLPCNFSLLSNKHNEDNIKDKKKEVTSLIKIHYIDNSINYDLNDLMKKINNVYNNLNVEQTKEKAKFNENYITNYKMYMNINNDILYMNFHYNNSYIVKKLEKKIEKYMTKFYTYITNILDEKKKEIIKIISNDKKINRKYYE; from the exons ATGAAGGACTCTTCAACTTTCAGCAAAAATTTTAACACCTTCtttttagaaaaaaaaaaaagagaagaGAATTTAActaaagaaaaaaaagcaAAAGAACAATTTTAcgatataaaaaatttcaaAGTTCATAGAGACAATGAATTtatggaaaaaaatataaatataattatatcaGAAAGGGatatcaaaaatataaatatgaaaaataatgaagaagaCATATTTAAAggtataaatataaatagaaataaagataaaaaaaatgttataatttCAAATGGTAACAATCctagtaataatataccAAATGAATGTTCTAAAAATGtatttgaaaataataataaaaaggagAATTTACAAGATGAAGTAAAggataatattataaaaaataaaaataatttaataaatactgatgatgatatatatgatatatcaaaattaaataatattataaataatgaacCATTTAAAAGGATACAAGAGTTGAAActaaaaattaataatagATATTTAGATAAATGTGAAAATATTTCTAACCATGTCATAAAGgaatatcataatattataaataattatattgatgatataaaaagagaaaccttattaaatataaatagattaaaagaaaatgtaGAAAATATGTTTCATATGATAGATAATTATATCCAAGAAGTTATTAACCTTAAAAATGTTTTCAATCAGAAAGAATCTAATCCTAATTATGGATATAActataaatttataatttcatattatgaagatttaattttatcaaatatatatgaaaaaatgatattaacTAATAATTTCCAAGACAACAATTTTTACACTGTTGTTGAAAATTTAAAGAGAGATTTAACTAAccaaatgaaaaaaaaaattcgagaaaaaaaaaatgtaattaaagaaaaatggactaatattaaaaatacGTTTACAcaaataaatgaagaaatgaaattattcatatctaagtttgaaaagaaatataatgaatctataaatatgataaatatagaaaCAGAAGAgttagaaaaaaaattaacacaaaatatttattttaatcaaatcgaaataaataatttaattcataaagaaaatgaaaataataaattattcttttcaCAACTATTAAATTCATTCaatgattatataatgaatttatataattgtatatatacaaaatattcTAAATGTGAGtgtctttttttctttcatataataaatcaaTTAAATCAAGAAGAATCGTGTTATGTTTTCTCAATCATTTCtgaaaattttataaacaaTTTATCTAATGATAAAgttttaaattattttttaaaaaggTTACAAGATAATTATCaatcaatatataaaaaaagaatcGAATTACAGAAGGAAGATTATTTTtccaattttttttttttttttaaaacttatgaagatttttatatatatttaaatacttattatgaagaatatattaaaatgtatGATGAAATTTATAAACAGTTGATATGTTATAGAGATGTAATCTTTTTTGTTCTCTTCAATTGTGAtcaatttttattacttaTTAAAGATGAGGAGCAGAACAAAATGGTGCATAAAGAAAGGAAAAGAGGTATGAAAAAAGGTGcgaattataaaaaaaaagaaaataaaataaatcaGAATGTACATATTGCAGATGAAAACCATTTCATCCATATTGAAAAAccattttataaaacaaCTATAATGGatggtaataataataataataataatatctCTCAGGTTAATTACCAATTTAATCATGATAACAACACAAGCgattttattataataaataatataaacaatgaaacattaaaatgtaaagaagataataaaagtatTTATAGCAAAGAAGAAAGCCTTGCACtcattaataaaaataaaatgatttttgaaaaatatattgaaaatatattaaattattataatattataaatttaagagatgattattttttattatccTTTTTTCAATTTATTGAAATGTTAAGAACTCATCTACACTTATCCAATGtaaatattgaaaataaaatgtgcgaaaatattttcaagTGCAAAAAGGAAAATGAAGAGTTAAAAATAAACTATTATCTACATTTTAAACAATACAAtgaaaatgtaaaaaattgtttaaaatgtaaagattatattgaattaaacaatttaataaatatgaataatatcTTAGTAGacaaattaaaacaaataattaaaaatataaatgaaaaagtACAATATTTATGTGATTTTATTCATACAGATTTAAAGGAATATTCTTccaaattttttttttctctatTAAAACAAACCAAAATAGTAGCTAGCCAAAAAGAAAATCAAAATGATcaggaaaaaaaaaatccaaaaaaaaaaaaaaaaaaagaaaaagaaaataatcataatgatgataataacaaaatagctagccaaaataaaaatgatgatattgagaatgtaaaaaattcgaatgatatacatattgagacacaaaattttattttaaaagaggataataataaaaataaggaggatgaaataaaattaataaatcaatttataaatggagaatatgtatatatttatgatatatcaaatattattcaatATGTGTATACaaattatgaatataatataaaactGTTATTAAAGAATTGTAAGAGTAATAGGactttaaaaaataaaaacaaatcaaaggtagaacaaaataatacaaatgtTAATATACAACCATTTTGTATTTATCACAAAAGTTTgatacaaaataatattagttatattaaaagaaaaataatttcaagaaatattaaaaagaaaaaagaaaatattataactGACAGACATTGGAATGTTTCTTTTTCGTTGCCccaaatattttttgatacATCTATAAATTATGTTAACATTTTATTCAATGTTAATAATCTGAAAGAAAGTTTTCAACCTTTTGTAgcaaattattatgaatatttcAAAAGCATTTTGtttgaatatttattaaaaataaaaacaactacagaaaagataaaatatagTAATTATTTTGAACATATAGATGAAACACATCTAAAcgaaatatttaataaaaatgagATAAGCATAAATCAAGTTTATAATCAATTGAATGAGAaattcttaaaaaataaagaaatatatgtaatttctacaaacaaattaaatgagttaatacatatatatacaaatattataaatgattcagtagaagaaaaaaacatGCAAACTTGtatcaaaaatatagaaaaaatattatcagaaaaaatagaaaattttgataatttttataGAACATATGTAACATTGTTTGAAAATTTTAAAGAGacttataataattttatgaaagaattagaaaatatgttaaataaattaaataaagaaataaaaaaattagaaaagTATTATGAAATGATCGTAAATATTGATGGCAAAAATTTTgataaagaagaaattgtaaaaagaataaaatgTTCTAACGAATTTGCACATTctgttataaaaaaaaaacaagaCATAGATAATTTATACAATGCaaatctttatatatttaataataaaatcaaaattataaaatcaaaatgtatcaataataaaattaacataataaatgatgaaggaaataaaaaattgtCTACAAATAATGACatgataaattatttatctataaaagaagaaataaaaaataatattttaatattttatgttttaatttatcatattaaaaaggatattatttcttataaaaacataaaaagGAATTATCAAAATGTGGTACAAGAACAGGAGGTAgatattaatgaaaaaaaacaaaaatatggaaataaaaataaaataaaaaatgatcataataataatattaatggtaatataaatgtattaaaaaataacaaaatgaatatattatatactatggaaaataaaaatgtgaAAAAAGGAACATATAAGAAGAACAAGAATACGtcttataataataataatattattttaaaagataaaaatatgaattcTAATATTGACAACATAAATATTGAAAACAAATTTAAAGATATACagaattatatttataaaataaatatattccagaaaataaaaaacatttaCGAATTAGATATCAAATCTAATAATTCTAttgtaaataatttttttttttttttcaaaatatttcaaaatattaatgattTACTTTTCTctgaaaataataatattgaagAATATAATGACAAATTGATCACCTTCGAAATGTTTATAAATcaattaaaatatgaacaaaaGGATAAGGgtatttttaaaaaggaaaaaaatgTCATTGAAATTGAGAAACATAAtaaggaaaatataaaaaaaaataaaaacaaaaaattcaatcatttaaataacatgattgatattaataaaaatgaagaaaataatttttttaatgttaaaaatttaaaagaatataatgaacagaaagataaatatacaCCAAAAAATTTTGATTGCACAGAAGACATTCAAACTTACATAATAAgtaatattatcaataaaaaatattgtgatattaaattttttttatatatctgTTCATATATCATTTACTATATTTGTAAGGTTATTCAAATTGATgattgtaataatattatgaaggaaaagaaagaaaacgctcaacatttattatacatatcATATGATATGTcttatatgatatataaaaatcatatattaaatgaaaagagtccaaaaaataatattatacaaattcaaaatataaagataaataaaaagtccatgtcttcatttttatatttaccaaatcatttatattataaaatagAATTAACTAATTTATTTCActttgaaaaaaaaattatatttgaTTTATTTGAAAAGTTTTTTTCTCAAATTATAAGTTTACAGATCTTTGATGAGAACAATAAGAATTTTCAAAAGGTTCAAAATGAA TATATTAATGACATTTTTCAACTAgctatttttttaaaagttTTATCGAAGAAAATTAGctattttgttttttttcatatttatgAGCATCATGAGAAATTAAGCaa TGATAGAATAAATTATTTGcaaataaattttataaaaacatttgATCAATTAAgtgaagaaataaaaattagGGATGATAATCCTAATAGTATtataagaagaaaaagggaattaaaaaaattatttgaaCAATATGTTTTGAACATAAGAATTTTATTAGCAAatcttttatattcattttatgaaaatttatataacaattttatttttttcatacatcttttaaatttattgccttgtaatttttctttactCTCTAATAA ACATAATGAAGATAACATCAAAgataaaaagaaagaagTGACAAgtttaataaaaattcaCTATATAGATAATTCCATAAATT atgatttaaatgatctaatgaaaaaaattaacaaCGTATATAACAATCTTAATGTAGAAcaaacaaaagaaaaagcaaaatttaatgaaaattatatcactaattataaaatgtatatgaatataaataatgatatattatatatgaactttcattataataattcatatattgttaaaaaattagaaaa aAAAATTGAGAAATATATGACAAAGTtttacacatatataacaaatattctggatgaaaaaaaaaaagaaatcataaaaattatttcaaacgataaaaaaataaacaggaaatattatgaataa
- a CDS encoding hypothetical protein (conserved Plasmodium protein, unknown function): MKSVYFILFFHILLMYCYFCDNMNEKKEEKTNMRNNSLSRVTIEILPSDEDNDVYDINDSLLDELIGINNI; the protein is encoded by the coding sequence atgaagagtgtttattttattctcTTTTTTCATATCTTATTGATGTACTGTTATTTTTGtgataatatgaatgagAAGAAAGAAGAAAAGACTAATATGAGGAATAACAGTTTAAGCAGAGTAACTATAGAAATACTTCCTTCTGATGAAGATAATGATGtttatgatataaatgattCATTATTAGATGAACTTATAggtataaataatatataa
- a CDS encoding hypothetical protein (conserved Plasmodium protein, unknown function) — MSNSYEELSEKKKKVMGKGKEYSCFEKKEKYEKEENYVFIDEKYKEYFDNISDIFEEKIDYILKKHFKKNDPTNKNKLLCLNMCVLWQKKFLYLLSKSLNEYEEYKKLHDLKNDQDMKKIDDKKKEKDDEKEKHIINNNDNNSTSTTTIISTNNNNMKSNNINDNINNINVDDNNMNADDNNINIKENIHEGTNISKDDLEKDLKSYIKNVKVVDNKNIEVIYNKNYVKDDNRPSAKLSTDEIYYLLVESKKSENEYKKKIFTFLKYLPLFIQSIESKSLREKNILEQKLLLNGDDNIDDMNNVNNVNNMNHMDNMNNINNVNNMNHMDNMNNIINVNNMNNMNNMNNINNVNHFNVNNMENPCETNSFNQNISAVDIKNKLDSIVNFNCNLSENLEHVFKNKMGNLQFKNKNNFFNNFQTNSMDNEINNMNEKQNDDLTNQTYLNNINNLDDVSKLFENKKNNKSLILPLSKVNDLSLINNISRKSNNGVKEDTYENENSFYIYKNNMEKMNLYGLDLLINLNNNLIYKINHVYSLIQFYTMLAKDVFNET, encoded by the coding sequence atgAGTAATAGTTATGAAGAATTAAgcgaaaaaaaaaaaaaagtgatGGGCAAGGGTAAGGAATATTCATgttttgaaaaaaaagagaaatatgaaaaggaagaaaattatgtttttattGATGAAAAgtataaagaatattttgataatataagtGATATATTTGAAGAGAAAAttgattatatattgaaaaaacattttaaaaaaaacgatccaacaaataaaaataaattattatgtttaaatatgtgtgtattatggcaaaaaaaattcttgTACCTTTTAAGTAAGAGTTTGAATGaatatgaagaatataaaaaattgcatgatttaaaaaatgatcaggatatgaaaaaaatagatgacaagaaaaaagaaaaagatgatgaaaaggaaaaacatataataaataataatgataataatagtaCATCAACAACTACAATCATAAGCACaaacaataataacatgaaaagtaataatatcaacgataatataaacaatattaacgttgatgataataatatgaatgctgatgataataatattaatatcaaAGAAAATATTCATGAAGGCACAAATATATCTAAAGACGATTTAGAAAAAGATCTTAAAAgttatattaaaaatgtcAAGGTTGTAgacaataaaaatatcgaagttatttataataaaaattatgtcAAAGATGATAATAGACCTTCAGCCAAATTATCAACTGATgaaatttattatttattagTAGAATCCAAAAAAAGCgaaaatgaatataaaaagaaaattttcACATTCTTAAAATATTTGCCATTATTTATTCAATCTATTGAATCTAAAAGTTTAagggaaaaaaatatattagaaCAAAAGTTGTTGTTAAATGGGGATGACAATATTGATGATATGAATAATGTGAATAAtgtgaataatatgaatcatatggataatatgaataacatcaataatgtgaataatatgaatcatatggataatatgaataacATCATTAAtgtgaataatatgaataatatgaataatatgaataacATCAATAATGTGAACCATTTTAATGTGAATAATATGGAGAACCCATGCGAGACAAATAGTTttaatcaaaatatttcCGCCGTAGACATTAAAAACAAACTAGATTCTATAGTCAATTTCAATTGTAATTTATCAGAAAATTTAGAAcatgtttttaaaaataaaatggGAAATCTacaatttaaaaataaaaataatttttttaataattttcaaACCAATTCTATGGATAAcgaaataaataatatgaatgaaaaacaaaatgatgATCTTACTAATCAAACATActtaaataatattaataatttagaTGATGTTTCGAAActttttgaaaataaaaaaaataacaaatcATTAATTTTACCATTATCAAAAGTTAATGATTTATCTctaataaataatataagtaGAAAGTCAAATAATGGTGTCAAAGAAGATACatatgaaaatgaaaattctttttatatatataaaaataatatggagaaaatgaatttatatggattagatttattaattaatttaaataataatttaatatataaaattaatcATGTATATAGTCTAATACAATTCTATACAATGTTGGCAAAAGATGTATTTAACGAAACATAA
- a CDS encoding putative steroid dehydrogenase, whose product MIISLNSFSSGLTRPIFLVGLLVFLKNILYFFFWLFNYVKCKIALKNLKSYGDTVIITGCTDGIGKSLTYSLIKQNVNLLLISRNETELMNMKRDLLEKNKNYKGTIEYITFDYNANDFTKYKIIDDKIRSMDIGILINNVGVSYPHPLYFHEMEPELIEQLVNVNLLSSYYMTKLVLPNMIKKKKGLVLYTSSGITALKSCPLYTIYGSVKDAICSFANSLSVELKEYNIQVQCHVPLFIVTKLSKIKHPGLFVPTSDIYAKSAIQKMREGNVLSYKVICSPYLFHKLQIFIYNCFPKIIFDSLTLALLKILRLKALKKLKKRE is encoded by the exons atgataatatcattaaatAGTTTTTCTTCAGGTTTGACGAGACCTATTTTTCTCGTTGGTTTATTGgtatttttaaagaatattttgtatttctttttttggCTATTTAATTAT GTAAAATGCAAAATCGCTTTGAAGAATTTGAAAAGTTATGGAGATACAGTTATTATAACTGGTTGTACAGATGGGATAGGAAAAAGTTTAACATATTCTctaataaaacaaaatgtaaatttattattgaTTAGTAGGAACGAAACAGAATTGATGAATATGAAGAGAGATTTATTagagaaaaataaaaattataaaggaactattgaatatattacTTTTGATTATAATGCTAATGATTTTACTAAGTACAAAATTATAGACGACAAAATAAGGTCTATGGACATAGGAATATTGATTAATAATGTGGGCGTATCTTATCCTCACCCATTG TATTTTCATGAAATGGAGCCCGAATTAATAGAACAGTTAGTCAATGTCAACTTGCTTTCTTCGTATTATATGACTAAACTGGTTTTACCAA atatgataaaaaagaagaaggGTTTAGTTTTATATACATCTAGTGGAATTACCGCCTTGAAGTCTTGTCCCCTATATACAATTTATGGATCAGTTAAAGATGCCATTTGTTCTTTTGCCAATTCTTTAAgt GTGGAGctaaaagaatataatattcaaGTACAATGCCATGTTCCTCTCTTTATTGTTACAAAGTTGTCGAAGATAAAACACCCAGGATTATTTGTTCCAACATCTGATATCTATGCTAAAAGCGCTATTCAAAAAATGAGAGAAGGCAATGTATTGTCTTACAAAGTTATATGTTCACCTTATTTATTTCACAAGTTacaaatttttatttataattgCTTTCCAAAAATAATCTTTGATAGTCTTACTTTGGCACTTCTCAAAATTTTAAGATTAAAGgcattaaaaaaattgaagaaaagggaataa